A genomic window from Aethina tumida isolate Nest 87 chromosome 4, icAetTumi1.1, whole genome shotgun sequence includes:
- the LOC109596085 gene encoding endocuticle structural glycoprotein SgAbd-8, whose protein sequence is MFSFGVKVLFLASCALARPQLDAQQQNSGNTTPIPIINQTEETGPDGSVNFSYETGNGISVQENLFTKKDDRVRGTAEDPENPTGGLIQVIQGTFSYTAPDGQVITLRYTADENGFQPQGDHLPTPPPVPQEIADAVSALQNQLQQQGQQPQVQQQFGQQPQVQQQFGQQPLGQQPQFS, encoded by the exons ATGTTCTCCTTTGGT gtAAAAGTCCTTTTCTTGGCATCTTGTGCACTTGCCAGACCTCAGTTGGACGCACAGCAACAAAACTCAGGAAACACCACTCCAATCCCAATCATCAATCAAACTGAGGAAACTGGTCCTGATGGCAGCGTCAACttcag ttaCGAAACCGGCAACGGAATTTCGGTGCAAGAGAACTTGTTCACCAAAAAAGACGACAGAGTGAGAGGAACAGCCGAAGATCCAGAGAACCCAACCGGCGGACTAATTCAAGTGATCCAAGGAACTTTCTCGTACACCGCCCCTGACGGTCAAGTCATCACTTTAAG GTACACTGCTGATGAAAACGGATTCCAACCTCAAGGAGATCATTTGCCAACTCCTCCACCAGTGCCACAAGAAATCGCTGATGCTGTTTCGGCCCTGCAGAATCAGCTTCAGCAACAAGGTCAACAACCACAGGTTCAGCAACAGTTTGGCCAACAACCACAGGTTCAACAACAGTTTGGCCAACAACCACTAGGTCAACAGCCACAGTTTAGCTAG
- the LOC109596087 gene encoding larval cuticle protein 65Ag1: MVIQKSILLLVLASLVVGDKDVPIVSMESDIEPDGKFHFSYETGDGTKAEAVGDIKPIDKEEAIESIQGSYSYVGDDGKTYSVQYTADENGYQPVGEHIPKVPEIIQRALAYLATAPPPKDE, from the exons ATGGTTATCCAAAAATCTATTCTGTTGTTAGTTTTAGCCTCCCTCGTAGTTGGAGACAAAGATGTGCCAATAGTTTCAATGGAAAGCGACATAGAACCGGACGGTAAATTCCATTTCAGTTACGAAACTGGTGATGGAACCAAAGCGGAAGCTGTAGGTGACATCAAACCAATTGACAAGGAAGAAGCTATAGAATCAATTCAAG GAAGTTATAGTTACGTAGGTGATGATGGTAAAACGTACAGCGTTCAATATACAGCTGATGAAAATGGGTATCAGCCTGTGGGTGAGCACATCCCCAAAGTTCCCGAAATTATTCAAAGGGCTTTGGCTTATTTAGCAACTGCTCCACCTCCAAAAgatgaataa